A genome region from Roseofilum reptotaenium CS-1145 includes the following:
- a CDS encoding type I polyketide synthase, with protein sequence MSISKEVLQTLKEMRGKLEAVNKAKTEPIAIVGMACRFPGGATDPSKYWSLLHDGIDAITPVPGDRWDVSAYYDPDPEVLGKTYTKEGGFIEQVDQFDPLFFGISPREAASLDPQYRLLLEVTWEALENSGQTWTNLKNSQTSVFMGISTDDYSSVIFNEAKSYPTLGSNRSIGVGRISHLLGLQGSNIQVDTACSSSLVAAHLACQSLRSGESNLALVGGVNLILSPFSTIGRCQLRALAPDGRCKTFDASANGYGQGEGCGVLVLKRLSDAVSDGDLISAVIRGSAVNHDGPSSGMTVPNRMAQKKVIQQALSNAKLEPDQISYLEAHGTGTSLGDPIEIEALAEVYGKKRPVDDPLIVGSVKTNLGHLEAAAGVSSLMKVILALKHQEIPPHLHLKEPNPHVDWDRLPIKIPTSLMPWSDEGKPRIAGVSSFGMGGTNAHIVLEEAPREGNRHTSTALSDQTSTALSDQGNSEDQLERSLHILTLSGKTEKALEDLVSRYQKHLETNPDVAIAEVCYTANTGRQHFQHRLAVIASDPKELAEKLLGWKRGQEVVGLSCGQFDRGSASSKIAFLFTGQASQYVDMGKQLYESQPTFRQALDRCDQILQPYLDYPLLEVLYPKEEQKSSSSLLDQTAYTQPALFAVEYALFKLWESWGIKPNVVMGHSVGEYVAATVAGVFSLEEGLKLVAARGRLMQQLPPGGEMVAAIASESVVQEEIGDDASKVTIAAINGPESTVISGESGAIASICTKLEAQGIKTKPLQVSHAFHSPLMEPMLAEFAAVAQEVTYRQPKIKFVSNVTGQKAGNEVTKAEYWVNHIRQPVQFYQSIKTLHEQGNELFLEIGPKPILLGMGSRCLPDVGVWLPSLRPGVAEWQPMLSSLGQLYVKGITVNWSGFDQDYTRQKVALPTYPFQRECCWVEINKQKEPQTSGGITETSIVKLLSQGKTEAIAQQLERSVNLSPEQRKLLPELLEALAKQHQEQLAAAAIANWFYEIQWKPLNRSGSPNNMQPSHWLIFADRTGIAEKFAQKLQQQGHQYSLVYRGKSYQKPEAGKYQLNPSIPEEFDQLYQEIQDGNQLPLSRLIHLWSLDAPESKDLTLDALQETQLWGCGSVMHLVQTLLKNASLSPLWLVTRGSQSVLSQEKNIPGLAASTLWGLGRAISLEHPQLWGGLVDLDPQASVEDEIEMLWQLLGNEQEEDNLALRGEQSYVARLANQEPPEFPQSLSLSSDGSYLITGGLGALGLHTAEWLVEKGAKNIILTGRRPPSEKVQESIQQLEQAGCQVKVLLGDVSIEEQIAQILEQIQTSMPGLKGIIHTAGVLDDGTLQQMNWERFSQVMSPKVTGTWNLHQLTQNLPLDFFVCFSSIASLIGSPGQGNYAAANAFMDAFAGYRRSIGLSGLAINWGAWASEGMAARLAVEHQNRIQSSGVSEIALKEGMYALELLLGNQIADPPPVPLRKGEVRECCAVPGQVGVIPVEWSVLAEHWSGLQKSSLLRELLEQEELAERDTLKQKVKAEILAKLEAASPEERQEILIEHIRGQVVQVLGLSSSQLPEMNVGFMEMGMDSLMAVELKNRLQNQLGTHLPETLAMEYPTIAKLSLYVEELMEWKTTENGTFSDKLSPTDESEIEGDILPDIEDISEEDFEALAAQQLEKLKNML encoded by the coding sequence ATGAGCATATCCAAAGAAGTGCTTCAAACTTTGAAGGAAATGCGGGGTAAGCTTGAAGCGGTCAATAAAGCCAAAACCGAACCGATCGCCATTGTGGGAATGGCCTGCCGATTTCCTGGAGGAGCGACTGACCCCTCAAAATACTGGAGTTTGTTGCATGATGGCATAGATGCCATTACCCCCGTTCCTGGCGATCGCTGGGATGTCAGTGCTTATTACGATCCCGATCCAGAAGTTCTAGGGAAAACTTACACCAAAGAAGGGGGATTTATTGAGCAAGTTGACCAGTTCGATCCCCTATTTTTTGGCATCTCTCCCAGAGAAGCCGCGAGTTTAGACCCTCAGTACAGATTACTTTTAGAAGTCACTTGGGAAGCACTGGAAAATTCTGGGCAAACCTGGACAAACCTGAAGAATAGTCAGACCAGTGTCTTCATGGGGATCTCCACAGATGACTATTCTTCCGTCATTTTCAACGAAGCCAAAAGTTACCCGACTCTGGGAAGTAATAGAAGTATTGGAGTCGGTCGTATTTCTCATCTCTTGGGTTTGCAAGGGTCTAATATACAGGTCGATACCGCTTGTTCGAGTTCTTTAGTGGCGGCCCATTTAGCTTGTCAGAGTTTGCGATCGGGAGAATCCAACTTAGCCTTAGTGGGTGGAGTGAATTTAATCTTATCGCCCTTCAGCACGATTGGTCGTTGCCAACTGAGGGCACTAGCCCCTGATGGTCGTTGCAAGACGTTTGATGCGTCTGCAAATGGTTATGGTCAGGGAGAAGGATGTGGTGTTCTGGTTTTGAAACGCTTGTCTGATGCAGTGAGTGATGGGGATCTAATTTCAGCCGTGATTCGAGGTTCTGCGGTTAATCATGATGGGCCCAGTAGTGGGATGACCGTTCCCAATAGAATGGCTCAGAAAAAGGTGATTCAACAAGCTTTGAGCAATGCCAAGTTAGAACCCGATCAAATTAGCTATTTGGAAGCTCACGGTACAGGAACGTCTTTAGGAGACCCCATTGAGATAGAAGCTCTGGCAGAAGTATATGGCAAAAAACGTCCAGTAGATGACCCTCTAATTGTGGGGTCAGTCAAGACGAATCTTGGGCATTTGGAAGCAGCAGCCGGTGTATCATCGTTGATGAAGGTGATTTTAGCCCTTAAACATCAGGAAATCCCCCCTCATTTGCATTTAAAAGAACCGAATCCCCATGTAGATTGGGATCGATTACCCATCAAAATTCCGACTTCATTAATGCCTTGGTCTGACGAGGGCAAACCCAGAATAGCAGGGGTGAGTTCCTTTGGGATGGGCGGGACTAATGCTCATATCGTTTTAGAAGAAGCACCAAGAGAAGGCAATAGGCACACTTCGACTGCGCTCAGTGACCAAACTTCGACTGCGCTCAGTGACCAAGGCAACAGTGAAGATCAGTTAGAACGTTCGCTGCACATCTTGACTCTCTCAGGTAAAACAGAAAAAGCTTTAGAAGATTTAGTTAGTCGTTATCAAAAGCATTTAGAAACGAATCCCGATGTGGCAATAGCAGAGGTTTGTTATACAGCTAATACGGGAAGGCAACATTTTCAGCATCGACTAGCCGTGATTGCTTCTGACCCAAAGGAATTAGCTGAAAAGCTATTGGGTTGGAAAAGAGGACAGGAAGTCGTTGGCCTCTCTTGTGGACAATTCGATCGGGGTAGCGCAAGCTCTAAAATAGCTTTCCTATTCACCGGGCAAGCTTCCCAGTATGTGGATATGGGTAAGCAATTGTATGAAAGTCAGCCAACTTTTCGCCAAGCTTTAGATCGATGCGACCAAATTTTACAGCCCTATCTAGACTATCCTTTATTAGAAGTTCTCTACCCGAAAGAAGAACAAAAGTCAAGCTCTAGTTTGTTAGACCAAACCGCTTATACCCAACCGGCTTTGTTTGCGGTTGAATACGCTTTGTTCAAGTTATGGGAATCTTGGGGAATTAAACCCAATGTAGTCATGGGTCACAGTGTCGGAGAATATGTAGCAGCAACTGTGGCAGGAGTGTTCAGTTTAGAAGAGGGTCTGAAGTTAGTTGCTGCGCGGGGACGGTTGATGCAACAGTTACCCCCTGGTGGAGAGATGGTGGCAGCGATCGCATCGGAATCGGTGGTGCAAGAGGAGATCGGCGACGATGCTTCAAAAGTTACGATAGCAGCAATTAATGGGCCGGAAAGTACGGTGATTTCTGGGGAGAGTGGGGCGATCGCCAGCATTTGCACTAAATTAGAAGCACAAGGCATTAAAACCAAACCTCTACAGGTATCCCATGCTTTTCATTCCCCACTAATGGAGCCAATGTTAGCCGAATTTGCAGCAGTCGCTCAGGAAGTGACCTATCGTCAACCGAAAATAAAGTTCGTATCCAATGTAACTGGACAAAAAGCGGGAAATGAAGTCACTAAAGCAGAATATTGGGTCAATCATATCCGACAACCCGTACAGTTTTATCAAAGTATAAAAACGTTGCACGAGCAGGGAAATGAACTCTTCTTGGAAATAGGGCCGAAACCCATTTTGCTCGGCATGGGGTCTCGATGTCTACCAGATGTAGGAGTATGGTTGCCATCCTTACGTCCTGGTGTAGCAGAATGGCAACCAATGCTATCAAGTTTAGGACAGTTGTATGTCAAAGGCATAACCGTGAATTGGTCAGGATTTGACCAAGATTATACTCGTCAGAAAGTAGCATTGCCAACCTATCCATTCCAAAGAGAATGCTGCTGGGTAGAAATAAATAAACAGAAGGAACCTCAAACATCCGGGGGAATTACCGAGACTTCAATCGTAAAATTACTCAGTCAAGGAAAAACAGAGGCGATCGCTCAACAACTGGAAAGATCCGTAAACCTTTCACCCGAACAGCGTAAACTTTTACCCGAACTCTTAGAGGCATTAGCTAAACAACATCAGGAACAATTAGCCGCAGCAGCGATCGCAAATTGGTTCTATGAAATTCAATGGAAACCTTTAAATCGATCTGGCTCTCCAAACAATATGCAACCGAGTCATTGGTTGATTTTTGCCGATCGCACAGGCATAGCTGAAAAATTCGCCCAAAAATTACAACAACAGGGCCATCAATACAGCTTAGTTTATCGGGGAAAGAGTTATCAAAAACCAGAAGCAGGAAAATATCAGCTCAATCCTTCCATTCCTGAAGAATTTGATCAACTGTATCAAGAAATTCAAGACGGGAATCAACTGCCCTTGTCAAGGTTAATTCATTTGTGGAGTTTAGACGCTCCAGAATCTAAAGACTTAACCCTTGATGCTTTACAAGAAACCCAATTATGGGGATGTGGCAGCGTGATGCACCTGGTACAAACTTTGCTTAAAAACGCCAGCCTCTCCCCACTGTGGTTAGTAACTCGTGGCTCTCAGTCCGTATTATCTCAAGAGAAAAATATACCAGGATTAGCAGCCTCGACCCTGTGGGGATTAGGTCGAGCCATATCCCTAGAACATCCCCAATTATGGGGAGGATTAGTAGATCTAGACCCACAAGCTTCAGTAGAAGACGAAATAGAAATGCTGTGGCAATTATTAGGGAATGAGCAAGAAGAAGATAATTTAGCCTTACGGGGAGAACAGAGCTATGTCGCTCGTCTAGCAAACCAAGAACCTCCAGAATTTCCTCAATCCCTATCCTTATCATCAGATGGGAGTTACCTAATAACCGGAGGGTTAGGAGCTTTAGGACTACATACCGCAGAATGGTTGGTAGAAAAGGGAGCTAAAAATATTATCTTAACGGGTCGCCGCCCTCCTTCAGAAAAAGTCCAAGAATCCATACAGCAGTTAGAACAAGCAGGATGCCAAGTCAAGGTGTTATTAGGAGATGTTTCTATTGAAGAACAGATCGCCCAAATTCTGGAGCAAATTCAGACCTCAATGCCAGGACTTAAAGGAATTATTCATACAGCAGGAGTGCTGGATGATGGAACCCTACAACAGATGAATTGGGAGCGTTTTTCTCAAGTCATGTCGCCCAAGGTTACAGGAACTTGGAACTTACATCAATTAACTCAAAATCTGCCCTTAGATTTCTTTGTCTGTTTCTCCTCAATAGCTTCCTTAATCGGTTCCCCCGGTCAAGGAAATTATGCGGCGGCCAATGCATTTATGGATGCTTTCGCGGGTTATCGTCGGAGCATAGGATTATCAGGACTAGCGATTAATTGGGGAGCCTGGGCATCTGAGGGAATGGCGGCTCGTTTAGCAGTGGAACATCAAAATCGCATCCAGAGCAGTGGGGTAAGTGAGATTGCCCTCAAAGAAGGAATGTATGCCTTGGAGTTACTGTTAGGAAATCAAATTGCAGATCCCCCTCCAGTCCCCCTTAGAAAGGGGGAAGTTAGAGAATGCTGCGCTGTTCCTGGTCAGGTCGGCGTAATACCCGTAGAGTGGTCGGTATTGGCAGAGCATTGGAGTGGTCTGCAAAAAAGTTCGTTACTACGAGAATTATTAGAGCAGGAGGAATTGGCAGAACGAGATACACTGAAGCAGAAAGTCAAAGCCGAAATTTTAGCAAAATTAGAGGCAGCATCACCAGAGGAACGTCAAGAAATTTTAATTGAACATATTCGAGGGCAAGTCGTTCAGGTGCTAGGTTTAAGTTCATCCCAGTTACCAGAAATGAATGTAGGGTTTATGGAAATGGGCATGGATTCTTTAATGGCAGTGGAATTAAAAAATCGACTGCAAAATCAACTGGGAACTCATTTACCTGAGACCCTAGCGATGGAATATCCCACAATTGCCAAATTGTCCTTATATGTAGAGGAGTTAATGGAATGGAAGACAACCGAAAATGGTACATTCTCTGATAAACTGAGTCCAACTGATGAATCGGAAATAGAGGGCGATATATTGCCAGATATTGAAGATATTTCAGAAGAAGATTTTGAAGCCCTAGCCGCTCAACAACTCGAAAAACTAAAGAATATGCTCTAA